Within the Tursiops truncatus isolate mTurTru1 chromosome 19, mTurTru1.mat.Y, whole genome shotgun sequence genome, the region tgggagggagggagctggaagTTCGTgggacagagaaaggaaggagagagagacaggaggctGAGGCAGTCTCCAAACttttggcggggggtgggggtgggggcgggggggtagTGTAAAGAGGCCAGAGGTTCCCCATTCCGGTGTCTTCCAGACATTGCAAGGAGGGGGTAGCGAGCATGGCACGAGTGCTCCGTGGTAACTGCTCCAGCATTTGAGGGTTTAGCAGTGGTTGAAAGGggtagttgggttttttttttttttttcggggaTGGGGAGATGAGGGATTATGGGAGTCCACAGCTGCAGCTGCCCATTTTTGCTGCTATAGGTCTGTGCTGTGGGAGCAGGGGTGGGTTCTGGGTTGTCCCAGTGTCAGAAGTTAGGGCTCTGCAGGGGGTAAGGGAATGGGGACCAGAGAGTGTGTTGGGTAAGGGAGTTTGAGGAAGGAGGACTcttgtgggggaggggggtgacaTGCTGGGAGCTTGGTGCAAAACAAGAACTGAATCTTCCAAAGGGACTGCTTCAGTTTGGGGCGAGGCAGGAAGGGCTTCTCTTAGGTGTCTCATCCAGCGACAGGGGCCAGGATGGACCCGAGACTTTAAAAGGCAGTAGACTTCCCCACGTCACTCACCCCTTCTCGGTCCCTGCTCCCAGCTGAGTAAGAAGTATGGACCAGTGTTCACTGTGTACCTGGGACCCTGGCGGCGCGTGGTGGTCCTGGTTGGGCGTGAGGCTGTGCAGGAGGCCCTGAGAGGTCAGGCCGAGGCGTTCAGCGGACGGGGTTCGGTGGCAACACTGGACGGAACCTTTGATGGCCATGGTGAGTCAAAAGGGGAGCTGGAGCCTGCCGGGTCCTTCACTCAGAACCTGCCACCACTTACTCGTACGTGACCTTCCATGCAGTTCAGTGTCTCTGGGCCTCTCTTTTCCCATCTAAAATGGGATGATGACAGTGCCTATTGCATAGGATTGTACTGAGGATAGCACGAAGTAAGCACTCATTAGTTACCTGGTTGTAGTAGTGTTATTAATGTTCCAGGCGAagccccagggctgggaggaagagggagagcatGTGAGGCACTGGGAATCAGTGGGCAAACactcaaaatgtacaaactatTCTCTGTTAAGACTGAAAGCTGGAAGCCGGTGCTGGGCGCTCCAGGGAACACAGCCTTGAATAAACAGCCTCAGTCCTGCTCCCAGAGCGCATGGGCCAGGAAGAAACAGACCTGTCACTAGACAGTGACAGTCCAGAGAGGAATTGGAGGAGGCGCCTGGCCCAGCCTGTCGGGTGGAGGTTGTCCAGGACGTCTTCCTAAAAGACGGGGTGTCTGAGCTGAGACTCATAGGATGAGTgggaagggtgttccaggcagagagaccAGCACGTACAAAAGCATGGAGGCGAGGGAAGAAGCATTCACTCATCAGCTGACAAATTTTCATTACACCTGGCTTGGTactggggacacagaggtgacAGATGTGGTGACGTGTCTTACTGTGGGACATGTGGGCTTTGCAATAAGACAGTGGAGGGAGAGACTAGATTTCTAAAGTGAGAGGTACAGCCTTAAGAGCAGGACACAGGGGACCTTTACTGGCTAGAGGGGCAGAGGGATTTGGAGAGGAGAATGGGAggaatcagagaaggcttcctggcggaggtgacatttgaactgagacctGGAGGCTGAGTGCAGTCAGTTCAGTGAGGATGAAGAGGTGAGTgatccaggaagagggaacagccgGGGCAAAGGCCTAGAGGGGGCATCCTGGCACTTTTGAGGAAGTGAGAAAAGCCCAGTGCAATTGAATTAGCAGCAAAGCTGGAGACGTCTTCAGAGCCTGATCGCGCAGAGCCCGAGTCAAGCCAGAGTCTGGACTTTGGGTTTTTCTGGGAAAGGGTAGAGTCAGAGTTAGAAAGGTCCTCTGGTTGCTGTGTGGGAGCCCAGCAAGGGGACTGGGCTGGACCAGGGCTGGGGCTgttgagtgggggaggggaggtggttGGGAGAGGAATGCAGGGCTCTAGCCAGGGGATGGGATGTTGATGAGAAAGAGAGATGCTGAGGCCAGTTTGGGACACAGTGGAGGGATGGGTGGGCAGGGGACATCCAGGAGGAGGCGCCCAGAAGGCCGTTATAGACTGGCATTCTACAAGTAGAAACAGCTCAGACCAGGGAAGGGACTGTCCGGGCCTCTTGGATAAGGAGGAAAACAGTGCAATtccatcctcctccctcccttttcaaCCTCCAGTTGGCATGGGGCATGGGACCCAATAATACTCCATAAATGTTGGTatcgatggatggatggatggatagaagggtgggagggagggagaaagaggaaagagggaggaatggtaaatggatgggtgggtgaataGAGGAATAAAAAGATGGATAGCCAGCGGGAAGGAAGAAATCTTCACTCACGCTGGTGAATCACAGAACACAAGGAGCCTGGATAATCCCAGATACCAACTCCTCAGGAGGAGGTCACCCTCCGATGCAAGGTTAGGCAATTATTGAGCACCTCGTGGGCCCTCCTTCTTGCGCTAGGCTCACGTGGACTCAGGACAGGGCACCTcactgggaggaagggaggaatcCTGGGGAACAGGGGAGGGCTGGTCCCTCCTTGAGTCTAGCCTTCTGTGCAGGGGTTTTCTTCTCTAATGGGGAGCGGTGGAGGCAGCTGAGGAAGTTCACCACGCTGGCCCTGCGGGACTTGGGCATGGGGAAACGAGAAGGTGAGGAGCTGATCCAGGCGGAGGCCCAGTGTCTGGTGGAGGCGCTCCGGAGGACCAAAGGTCAGCAGGGTGCCCGAGTGTGGTAGGGCCTTCCCTCTCGGACTGGGCTGGGGACTCCAATCATTCCaactctctcctcctccaccttctgCCTCTATCCTGCTGTCTCCCTGAGGGTCTCTGTGTCCCTCGTACTGTCACGTcactcttcctgcctctcctcttttttttttttgactgtgcagcatgtgggatcttagttcccccaccagggatcaaacccgcgccccctgcattggaagtgcggagtcttaaccactggaccaccacggaagtccctatttttctgtttttctctcctgtaagtctgcctctgtctttctctgtctctctccgtGTCTAactctctctttccctgtctgtctctgtctcactctTTCTGCCTGTCTCTTTCCTTTCGGGTCTGGCCCCCACTCCATCTTCGTGGACAGGCTCCGCCCTACGTCAGCGCCCCTCTGCCCATCTCCATCACAacccccctccctgtcccctcctccccaggatgGCCTTTTGACCCCTCACTGCTGCTGGCCCAGGCCACCTCCAACATCATCTGCTCCCTCGTCTTCCGCCTCCGCTTCCCCTATGATGACAAGGAGTTCCAGGCGTTGGTCCAGGCAGCTAGTGGCATCGTCGTGGGGGTCAGCTCCCCGTGGGCCCAGGTAAGGGGGTGGGATCCCTCTCTCTCCAAAGGCTCCTGCCCACCTCTTTCAGGTAACCCCAGAGCGCCCTGTCCACCCACCCCTCTGCCCTGGTGCAAGGCCAGGCCCCTGTGAAAACGGCTGCCCGTCCCCCGGCAGACCTACGAGATGTTCTCACGGCTCCTGCAGCACCTCCCGGGCCCCTACACACAGCTCCTCGGCCAAGTGTGCACTGTGGCTGCCTTCGCCACCCAGCAGATACAGCGGCACCAGAGGACCCTGGACGCCTCAGGCCCTGCACGCGACGTGGTGGATGCCTTCTTGCTGAAGATGGCAAAGGTGGGAGAAGCTTAGGGTTGGGGGCCTCCTGGCCAGCCCCTACACCCAGGTATAGCTGGGGCACTCTGTcaccctccttctttctctctgcacGTCGCTCTGTGAATGTGTGTCTGAGTCACTTgcatctctcctttttctcctccctccaaCCTCAGCCCCCCGCCCAGGCCTCATGCCCAGTGACCTGCCACCGGCAATCCCCACCATGACTTCCCCCAACCCACCCAGGAAAGTTCCTATGAATTACAATCATTTACTTATGAAACCTTGCACTGTCTAATTAGACTAATAAAGTTCGCTTTATTAGTTATGTGAGAACAATTATCATATGAGAAAATTAGAATTAAGATGATCCCTGTGGAAATAACTCGTTTTGAATTGTACATACTTTGCAATTATGGGAGATATTCAGGGCCACATCCTTTGAATAAATGTTCAcggagagagagattttttttcttaactctgtggccctttttttggggggggggctaccatgtggcttgtgggatctcagttcccaaccagagattgaacctgggccctcggcagtgaaagcacagagacctaccactggacagccagagaattcccgaattttttttttatacatttatttatttttatttatttatttttggctgcgttgggtcttcgttgctgcgcgtgggctttctctagttgcagcgagtggaggctactcttcattgcggtgctttggcttctcattgcgggggcttctcttgtggagcacaggctctaggcgcgtgggcttcattaattgtggcacacgggctcagtagttgtggctcgcgggctctagagagcaggctcagtagttgtggcgcatgggcttagttgctccatggcacgtgggatcttcccggaccaaggctcgaacccgtgtcccctgcattggcaggcggattcttaaccactgtgccaccagggaagtcccctgaatttttttaatttttatttttttttactgaagtatagttgatttataatgtttcaaaTATACAGCAGAGTAattcggttatatatatatatatatatatatatatatatatatatatgaaactgaatcatatatatattctttttcagattcttttcaattataggttattgtaagacattaaatatagttccctgtgctatacagtaggttcttgtttatctattttatatatagtagtgtgtatctgttaatctcaaatataattaaatctttttaatttaagaaatgacgaaaaaaaaaaaaaaaaaaagaaatgacggagtgactgggcccgtgagccatggccactgagcctgcgcgtccagagcctgtgctccgcaacgggagaggccacaacagtgagaggcccgcataccgcaaaaaaaaaaaaaaaaaaaaaaaaaaaaagaaatgaaagggaatgggaattccctggcggtccagtggttaggactccgtacttccactgcaggaggcccgggttcgatccctggtcaggaagctaggatcccacaagccgtgtggcatggccaaaaaaaaatttttttttaatttaattatagtaaaatacacataacacaaaatttaccaacTTAGCCATTTTCAAGTGTCTAGTTCAGTGGTGTTAGATATTCACATGACCACCATCCATGTCCAGAACACTTTcaacttgcaaaactgaaattctatacccattaaacaacagatccccatccttccctcccccagccctcagcccccACCCTCCTACTTCCTTAATCCATGAATTTGCctactctagggacctcacaTAAGTgggatcacacagtatttgtccttctgtggcttatctcacttagcataatgtggtCAAGTTTCATTCACACTGCAGCGTGTGACAagatttccctcctttttaaggctgaatcattTTCCACTGGGTGGATATGGcgcattcatctatcagtggacacctGGGGTTGCtttcacattttggctattatgaataatgctgctatgaacataggtgtacaaatgttcttcaagatcctgctttctACGCTTCTGGATAAAtccccagaagtggaactgctggatcacatggtaaatctattttacttttttgaggaatcgCTGTACCACTTGCCGTAACAGCTGCACCCTTTTATATACCCCCTTGGTGACAGGGGTTCCGGTTTCTCCGTGTCTccaccaacacttgtcattttctgtttgtttgttcgttttatAATGGCcactctctttcatttttattttttgttttgttttgtttttgtttttgttttgcggtacgcgggcctctcactgtcgtggcctctcccgctgcggagcacaggctctggacgcgcaggctcagcggccatggctcacgggcccagccgctccacggcatgtgggatcttcccagaccggggcacgaacccgtgtcccctgcatcggcaggcggactctcaaccactgcgccaccagggaagcccctctcttttatttttaaaacatttcaccCCGAGAGAACTAATATCAAAAGCCCACTTCCCAACTTTCTCACACATTTATTTAAACTCCCTGACAAAGTTATAACTTGCTGTGCTGCACCCCCAAacctggctgtgctgggtctctaCTCCCAGCAGCCTGTGTTCTCTGAGCCCCTCTGCCTGGTTTCCCCCAGGAGAAGCAAGACCCTAACACAGAATTCACGGACAAGAACTTGCTGATGACGGTCATTTATCTGTTGTTCGCCGGGACGGTGACAGTCAGCAACACGATTCGCTACACTCTCCTGCTCCTGCTGAAATATCCTCAGGTCCAAGGTAGGAAGCTTCTCTACCAGCCAGGCCCTGGGAACAGGAGGGAGGGCTCGAGAGGAAGGATGTTTAGGGGAGTGGACAGCCTGAGCCAGAGCCTGGAGGCGAGAATGAGCGGGCATCCAGTGCGTCTGAAAAGCAAGAAGCGTGCGGACTGCCGGCTGCAGTGAGAGGTCtagtaaaatgagaaatgaggCAGGAGGCGTCTCCGGCCTTGCCGCCTTGGTGGTACATTGTGCACCTAATCCTGAGCcgtggggagccatggaaggtcgttgagcaggggagggcagggacaaATGAGCATTTTAGAAAAATCCTTTGGTCTGTCATGAAGAGGTAAGTTGTAGGGTCTGAAAGAGGATGCCAGGAGCCCAGGGCAGAGGACAAGGTAGGGACCTAGGCCGGAGAGAACAAACAGGGCTGGGCCAagctgtggggaggagagaggggtccAAGTAGGCAGGTGGTGGAGAATGACAAGGGAGGGAGGCATCCAGGGACAGACCCGGGGCTCTGGCCAGGGGACCGGGGGACCATGAGGCCATCCTGAGATGGGGACAGAAGGGATAAGGAGCTATTTCAGGGGAGATGCTGAAGCCATTTGGGGACAATTTGAGTGTGAGGGACCTGGAACCACTGGGGGGGACATCCAGAAGGCCACGAGACACCTGCATCAGGACTGGAGATAAGAAACAAATTGGGGTTATCAGGGCACAGGCGAGACCTGAAGCTGTGTTAGTGAGGGAGGGTAAGTGggtgaggcagggctgggaaTGTGCCCCAAGGAACTCCAGCATTTCAGGGTCACGCAGCTGCGTCCAGTGCTGTCGAGCCAGTGGGGTGGGCTGACCTGGAAGATGGGACCTGGGTGCCTTTGTGGAATCAAGGAGTCAGCTGCTATTTCAGCTCACTAGGCCTCTGTCCTTATCTGGGACATGGGGCTAGATTATGTTCCCCCACCTCACAGGATTGCTATGGGAATTGAAAGAGGagagatgtgggcttccctggtggcgcagtggttgagagtccgcctgccgatgcaggggacacgggttcgtgccccggtccgggaagatcccacatgccatggagcggctgggcccatgagccatggccgctgggcctgcgcatccggagcctgtgctccgcaacaggagaggccgcaatagtgagaggcccgcgtaccattaaaaaaaaaaaaagaggagagatgtGATGCCCACCACACGGGATGTGTGGGACCCGGTCTGCAGAGGGCTGGAGGACTCTTCCTCCCTGCCCGCCAGCCTCACCCCTAACCACAGCTGCTCAGGAAGATGGAGCgtctgggaactccctggcggtccagtggctgggactccgcactttcactgccgagggcccgggttcaatccctgcttggggaactaagatccgtgtggcacggccaaataaataaataaataaaccttaaaaaataaagaagatggggcGTCGGAGGGGAGGATCGTAGGGCCCCGCCCCACCTTTGACCTCCAACTCTCCTCTTCTTGGGCGCAGAGCGAGTGCAGGCGGAGCTGATGCGGGAGCTGGGGCCCGGCCAGGTGCCAAGCCTGGGGGACCGAGCCCGCCTCCCCTACACGGATGCGGTTCTGCATGAGGCGCAGCGGCTGCTGGCACTTGTACCCATGGGAGTGCCCCGAGCCCTCGTCAAGACCACCCGCTTCCGGGGGTACACCCTGCCCCAGGTGGGTGTGCGGGTCAGCCAGGCCCAGCAGCTGTCTCTGTCTCGGGCCTGAGGGCTGAGTCCGTTGctatctttgtctctttttctgaATCTTGGTCAGTTTGTCTCtgcatcttcttcctctttctctctcctctctggctgacatcttcctttctttttctgtgcccGTCTCTgcatctctctttgtttctttctgtgtacatttttcttgccttttgactctgtctctgagcctcggtttcccccaTGTGTCCGATGGATCCTAATTCTACCTCCTTCCAATCGTGGTGGGGACAATCAGATAACGTGACAGGCAGGGAAGCAATATGAGAACTGAGGGCCGACAGAGGCCCTCACCCTCCACCCGGCTGCAAACACGATCaggctctccctccttcccaacacacacacacacacacacacacgcacgcacacacacgcacacacacacacacacacacacacacacacactctctctctcacacacactctttctctctctctctctctctctctctctcagttcctgcCCCTTCATTCCAGAGCAACTCAGAACCAGCACCACCAGGGGGCGACCTCTCCCTGGAAACCGAAGGTGCCTTCCGGGCAACCTGCTCCCTCCTTGAGCTTCATTGTAGAATCCAGTTCATAGCAGTTAGAATCCAGTCCTGCTGTTTTCTAGctgagaccttgggcaaatcacttcaccCTCTGAACCTCCATCtactcctcttctttttttttttcttttaaattaattaattaatttatatatttttggctgcgttgggtctccgttgcacacaggctttctctagttgcggcgagcgcgggctacactttgttgccgtgcgcgggcttctcattgcggtggcttctcttgttgtggagcccgggctctaggcgcacgggcttcagtagttgtggcacgcaggctcagtagttgtggctcacgggctctagagcgcagactcagtagttgtggtgcacgggcttagctgctccgcggcatgtgggatcttcccggaccggggcacgatcccgtgtcgcctgcatcggcaggcggactctgaaccactgcgccaccagggaagccccaaacaggtggattcttaaccactgtgccaccggagAAGTCCCTCCTCTTCTAAATTGGGAGTAATAATAGTATCATCTTGGGATTGTAAGGAATCTGTGAAATGATGCTTGTAAAACACCGAATGAACTCTTTGTGCCGGGGGTGGGGCTCCTATGTACACCACAGCAGCGACTATTGCTAAAGCAATGACTCTTGCAACTACAGCAACTACTGATAACGATCATAGCAATAACAGGCATCTGTGATCGAggatctgctctgtgccaggtattattctaaatgctttacatgtattaccttatttaatcttcagagcAGCACTACATCATTATCACATCATTATCGTCATTATcacacccattttacaaatgaggaaactgaggccttgaAAGGTTAGAAGACTTGGCAAGCTCTCCCAGCCTCCAAGCGGTAGgggcaggatctgaacccagagcctgtgctttagcAGTGGTTAAACACTGCTATCtgcctttctcttattttaacAACATTAGCCTGACCTTTTCCTGAAGCCTCACTCACCTTCCCAACTCGAAGCCCCATTAGCCAGAATCCCTAACAAAGGAGACCCCTCGCCCTCTCCTCGTACTCCCTACCTTCCTTCACCCTCCACCACAGCCCTGGGAACATGGGGACTCTGATCTCAGCGGAAGGGGCTGCCCCTCTCCCCAAACCTGGGTGGGGGAAGCCTTCACGGGCAGCCCCCATCCACCCACCCTTCACCTCCAGAAGATCATAGTGGCAGAAAGCTGGACTCTTAGCCAAGTGCCTTAGGACAGCCACAGCTGAATCACAACATAGCcccaaagtttaaaaacaaacataaaaataacaagCTCTGCCACGTCCAAATGTtgctttgggcaagttgcttacgttctctgggcctctgttttcccactttttgtttgttttggctgtaccacgcgacttgcaggatcttagttccctgaccagggatcgaacccatgtcccctatagtgggagcacggagtcttaaccactggaccaccagggaagtcctccatcttttttcttttttcttttttttttaatattccacactGTTGCATCAGCGTTAGCCCTATCCTTTAATCCATTTGTACCACCGAGTTACAGACCTGACTGTTCCTAGCACCTGTTTAACCCGTGGACAGTTATCTTCCCCGCCTTATAAGCAGCCTCTAAGACATTATCTTTcgttggtttggttttttaaatattttatttatttatttatttggttgtgccgggtcttagttgcggcaagagggctccttagttgtggcatgcgaactcttagttgtggcatgcatgtgggatctagttccccggccaaggatcgaaccctgagtcccctgcattgggagcgcggagtcttaggccactggaccaccagggaagtccctcccccatctttaaaatgggatcaTATTACTAACTGTTCCCTAGACTTGTTAAAAAGATTTAGTGAGCTTGTGTGTACGTTTGTGAGTGTGTGAGTATAATACATGTACCTGTTACATATGAGGCGATACGTATGTAGTGCTTAataaagtgcctgacacataacaaGCCCTCGATAAACATTGATGCCGCTATGTTTCGTGAACCCGTTTCCCCAACACACCAGACTCTTGTGCTCTGCCCTCGAGGACCGAAGGCCTGCCGGGTGAGGGATGTTTGTAGTTTTGTTATGATCTCCCCTCAGGGCACGGAGGTCTTCCCCCTCCTTGGTTCCATCCTGCATGACCCTGAGGTCTTCAAACAGCCCGAGGAGTTCAACCCAGGACGATTCCTGGATGCAGACGGAAAGTTCAAAAAGCACGAGGCCTTCCTGCCCTTCTCCTTAGGTATCTGCTGGGTCCGCCCCTGTCTACCCACTGGTCCTCCCACAGGCCTGGGTGTGAGGATGGTTGGCACAGCGCCATCTGTCTCCCCTCCAGGTAAGCGTGTCTGCCTCGGGGAGGGCCTGGCTCGGACCGAGCTCTTCCTCCTGTTCACCGCCATCCTGCAGGCCTTCTCGCTGGGGAACCCGTGCCCACCGGGTGCCCTGAGCCTCCAGCCAGCCGTCAGTGGCCTTTTCAACATCCCCCAAGCCTTCCAGCTGCAATTCCGGCCCCGCtgacctccaccccaccccaccgtgtGGACCAGATGAAGAAGGGAAACTTGGGAGGTAGTAGCCTTGGCGGTTGCCATGGACATGGCTGTGTCTCCTGAGCCACACGCCTACACCACAGGCAGCCACCTTCGCACACCTGTAGCTGTTTTCTAGAGTCGGTCACACATATATTCAGCCTACACATCCACAGGGTCATCAGACCACGCAaccacacacccagacacacccACGAGGGCCACAAGGCAACTCGGCCACGCAGCTTTCTACTGACAAATTTAGTCCATCTGGAATCACAACCACATGCCCGGATAACCCACCAACTCATACACAGCACAGCTCCCCCGGACCCACAACCCACGCGTGGGGATTCAGCTGCCGCCTTCACAAGCCATGGAAACAGCCACAGTGTGTGCAGCCCACGTGCCCTCTTAACTCATCAGACTTACCAGGGCCACCATCTCTGGGAGCCTAGAGCAGAGAACATGCCCCATGCCACCTCATGTCACCACACAAAGACCATCTCTGTCCTCAGCCCTCAGGTGACCGTACCGCTCTCCAGGCATAAGACTGTCGTCATCCACATGCCCCCAACCACTGAACCACACAGCCAGCCCATGTGGGACACCCGCCCGCCTCCGGGGTATCTTCCCGCTAAGATATACGACTCCTGCGGaggcccagccctggcctcctccGCACCTTCAGCCCTCAAGGGCACCCCTTTCCAGGCAGCCTGATCCCCCAAATGCTCCCAAATACAGACACACCCCAGTGTGCAATTGTGCACAAACCTGGGGACAAAGTAAACTTGGACATACGTGGAAACTCAGATCAGGggaacacaccacacacacacacatgcacacgcacacgcacacacacacacacacgccagcTTATATAACCATGTTGAAAacctcccctgctccccccacccgccTCCAGTTAGACCCAGTGGATGGAGCCAGATTCCAACTCCCCGTTGCAGGGAAGAGGCCAGGTCTGACGTCCTTGTGACTCGAAGGTCCCCGTTTTGCAATAAAAGTTTGTCtctggcccagggcagggcctAGTATGTGTGTGACAGTGTCCATCATTGTGAGTAAggagtggggatggagggggtCCACCCCTCCCTGGAGGCTAGGCGGGAACCGAAAAACATGGCCCCCGCCTACCCTGGCTGTTGACATCAGTAGCAGATGTGGAGGTGGCAGGACGGGGAGGGGGGGGCgtgcggggcggggggagctgTCCTGGGCCTCACTTCCGGTGAAGCTGATGTTGGGGGGTGGGCAGAACTGCAGGGctagggcagggggtgggaggctTGCGGGTAGGAGAGTTGGGGGCCTCAGTTAGGGAAAACCCGAAGGTGACCACTTCCCACCCTGGGCGCCCTCCCAAACTGAAAGCACACACCGAAACACAAACCCTACCCTCACTCTGGCCTCTCCTGCCACccgttccctcctcccttctcttcacTAGAGAGCCAGAAGTATCTTTTTCTTTGTCAATTATCTAATAAGGAAGTTTTCAAACACACACCAGTAGAGAGAATAGTACAATGAAC harbors:
- the CYP2S1 gene encoding cytochrome P450 2S1 isoform X1, which produces MEAAGTWALLLLLALLLLALALPGTRMRGHLPPGPTPLPLLGNLLQLRPGALYLGLLRLSKKYGPVFTVYLGPWRRVVVLVGREAVQEALRGQAEAFSGRGSVATLDGTFDGHGVFFSNGERWRQLRKFTTLALRDLGMGKREGEELIQAEAQCLVEALRRTKGWPFDPSLLLAQATSNIICSLVFRLRFPYDDKEFQALVQAASGIVVGVSSPWAQTYEMFSRLLQHLPGPYTQLLGQVCTVAAFATQQIQRHQRTLDASGPARDVVDAFLLKMAKAESFSTGWIWRIHLSVDTWGCFHILAIMNNAAMNIGVQMFFKILLSTLLDKSPEVELLDHMEKQDPNTEFTDKNLLMTVIYLLFAGTVTVSNTIRYTLLLLLKYPQVQERVQAELMRELGPGQVPSLGDRARLPYTDAVLHEAQRLLALVPMGVPRALVKTTRFRGYTLPQGTEVFPLLGSILHDPEVFKQPEEFNPGRFLDADGKFKKHEAFLPFSLGKRVCLGEGLARTELFLLFTAILQAFSLGNPCPPGALSLQPAVSGLFNIPQAFQLQFRPR
- the CYP2S1 gene encoding cytochrome P450 2S1 isoform X2; this translates as MEAAGTWALLLLLALLLLALALPGTRMRGHLPPGPTPLPLLGNLLQLRPGALYLGLLRLSKKYGPVFTVYLGPWRRVVVLVGREAVQEALRGQAEAFSGRGSVATLDGTFDGHGVFFSNGERWRQLRKFTTLALRDLGMGKREGEELIQAEAQCLVEALRRTKGWPFDPSLLLAQATSNIICSLVFRLRFPYDDKEFQALVQAASGIVVGVSSPWAQTYEMFSRLLQHLPGPYTQLLGQVCTVAAFATQQIQRHQRTLDASGPARDVVDAFLLKMAKEKQDPNTEFTDKNLLMTVIYLLFAGTVTVSNTIRYTLLLLLKYPQVQERVQAELMRELGPGQVPSLGDRARLPYTDAVLHEAQRLLALVPMGVPRALVKTTRFRGYTLPQGTEVFPLLGSILHDPEVFKQPEEFNPGRFLDADGKFKKHEAFLPFSLGKRVCLGEGLARTELFLLFTAILQAFSLGNPCPPGALSLQPAVSGLFNIPQAFQLQFRPR